The Hyperolius riggenbachi isolate aHypRig1 chromosome 3, aHypRig1.pri, whole genome shotgun sequence genome window below encodes:
- the LOC137562354 gene encoding piggyBac transposable element-derived protein 4-like, which translates to MASSSKRLTAEALMQFEDSDPDLQSLEDSSDSDAPGNLSSDSDSDSITSDTEEVSDARVWCPVNTTQAPPPPPRFPFTGEPGLKVECDHCPLAYLQLFFSDAVIDKIVVETNRYAAQEIAAPRGPFSRSRMWEPITKEDLWLFLGLIILQGVVGKPLQKWYWSTNKIIATPFFGTVMSEYRFGLIMKFLHFADNSAFEESTHPAPKLKKIWEVFQLVMENFRNTYVPQRDISVDESLMAYKGRLSWIQYIASKRARFGVKSYMLCEASTGYIWNSILYTGKGTQFNPAFSSYGVATSSVLSLVEPLLNKGYCVITDNFYSSPELFEILIRNKTDAYGTVRPNRREMPTAFAKQKLKSGDIVAWQKGKMLALRWRDKKDVCTLSTVHDASSATTTTRGGKVLAKPQVILDYNHTMGGVDRADQAMTYYPAVRKQQKKYYKKMFRHLLEQSLWNAFILYKQRSDRPGTHSDFIWKMCESICLKYQTSSADVRIGRRASYVVNPERLTGRHFSDYIPPTPKKAAPTRMCVVCCSKTDSKGKKVRKETRLYCPDCNVALCAVPCFKIYHTREVY; encoded by the coding sequence ATGGCGTCATCCTCGAAGCGTCTCACAGCGGAAGCGCTGATGCAGTTCGAGGACAGCGATCCGGATTTGCAGTCACTGGAGGACTCCAGTGACAGTGATGCTCCTGGCAACCTGTCGTCTGATTCTGACAGCGACTCCATCACCAGCGACACGGAGGAGGTTAGTGACGCACGTGTTTGGTGCCCAGTCAACACCACTCAGGCCCCACCACCGCCCCCCCGTTTCCCTTTTACTGGAGAGCCCGGCTTGAAGGTTGAATGTGATCACTGccccctggcctacctgcagctgTTCTTCAGTGACGCTGTTATTGATAAAATCGTGGTGGAGACGAACCGCTACGCCGCGCAAGAAATTGCTGCTCCACGAGGTCCCTTTTCCAGGAGCAGGATGTGGGAGCCTATCACCAAGGAGGACTTGTGGCTGTTCCTTGGACTAATTattctgcagggggtggtggggaagcccctgcagaaatggtactggtCGACGAACAAAATAATCGCTACCCCCTTCTTTGGCACGGTAATGTCGGAGTACCGTTTTGGACTCATCATGAAGTTTCTACACTTCGCAGACAACTCCGCCTTCGAAGAGTCAACCCACCCAGCGCCAAAGTTGAAAAAGATCTGGGAAGTTTTTCAGCTGGTGATGGAAAACTTCCGCAACACTTATGTGCCCCAGAGGGACATAAGTGTGGATGAAAGCTTGATGGCGTACAAAGGCCGACTGTCCTGGATACAATACATCGCGTCCAAGAGGGCCCGGTTTGGAGTGAAGTCCTACATGTTATGCGAGGCATCAACGGGCTACATCTGGAACAGCATACTGTACACCGggaaagggacacaatttaacCCTGCTTTCAGCAGCTACGGGGTGGCGACTTCATCCGTGCTATCTTTGGTGGAGCCCTTGTTGAATAAGGGGTACTGTGTCATCACAGATAATTTTTACAGTTCACCTGAACTTTTTGAAATACTCATCAGGAACAAAACTGATGCCTACGGCACCGTTCGTCCTAACCGGCGAGAAATGCCTACTGCCTTCGCCAAGCAAAAGCTAAAATCTGGGGACATTGTGGCTTGGCAGAAGGGAAAAATGTTGGCACTCCGCTGGCGTGACAAGAAGGACGTGTGTACGCTCAGCACTGTCCATGATGCTTCATCTGCCACCACCACAACGCGAGGAGGGAAAGTCCTGGCCAAGCCGCAAGTCATCCTGGACTACAACCATACAATGGGTGGGGTGGACCGAGCTGACCAGGCGATGACATACTACCCCGCAGTccgcaaacaacaaaaaaaatactacaaaaaAATGTTTCGGCATCTGCTGGAACAATCTCTGTGGAATGCGTTCATTTTGTATAAGCAACGCAGTGACAGGCCAGGAACGCATTCCGACTTTATATGGAAAATGTGCGAAAGCATATGTCTGAAGTACCAGACTTCATCAGCAGATGTGCGAATTGGGCGCCGTGCATCATATGTTGTCAACCCTGAGCGCCTCACTGGCCGCCACTTTTCAGACTATATTCCACCCACTCCAAAAAAAGCTGCTCCAACTAGGatgtgcgttgtttgctgcagcaAGACGGATAGCAAGGGTAAGAAAGTCCGCAAAGAAACCCGTCTCTACTGCCCGGACTGTAATGTCGCCCTGTGTGCTGTTCCATGTTTTAAAATCtaccacacacgggaggtgtattag